The following coding sequences are from one Paenarthrobacter ureafaciens window:
- a CDS encoding Lrp/AsnC family transcriptional regulator, with the protein MELSEEDLRLINALQISPRISWSDAGDVLGVHATTLAARWDRLKAQGAAWTTAHLMGDPKNMCLAMVDVDCDMDLRPDVTAALARLPEVITVEEAASNRDLTLTVITQDLDHFSTGLLPRLEEVRGLTKYHTSLCTRIHTSGYAWRLNVLTKAEQQALRAMAGPESANPPAPDAIVVPLPESHLALIPFLARDGRATAAEIARALGRHPATVQRQLTRVLGSRMLSFRCEIAQKFSGYPVTVQWFANVPAGQHEAAATELRAIRNVRFLASTTGRTNFTMIMWLRTLAEVMEMELAIQQRIPGIELEESVVMLNTAKRVGWMLNPDSTCTGTVVPPFGELLPASA; encoded by the coding sequence ATGGAACTCAGTGAGGAAGACCTGCGCCTCATCAACGCCCTGCAGATTTCACCCAGGATCAGCTGGTCCGACGCCGGCGACGTCCTGGGCGTCCATGCCACCACCTTGGCCGCCCGTTGGGACCGGCTCAAAGCCCAAGGTGCTGCGTGGACGACCGCCCACTTGATGGGTGACCCCAAGAACATGTGCCTGGCGATGGTGGACGTCGATTGCGACATGGATCTTCGGCCCGACGTCACCGCGGCCCTCGCCCGGTTGCCCGAGGTGATCACCGTGGAGGAGGCGGCCAGCAACCGGGACCTCACCCTGACCGTCATCACGCAGGACCTGGATCACTTCAGTACCGGTTTGCTGCCCCGGCTCGAGGAAGTCCGGGGCCTCACCAAGTACCACACGTCCCTGTGCACCAGGATCCATACAAGTGGCTACGCCTGGCGGCTTAACGTCCTCACCAAGGCTGAACAGCAGGCATTGCGCGCAATGGCCGGTCCCGAGTCGGCTAACCCGCCCGCACCGGACGCCATTGTTGTGCCGCTGCCCGAAAGCCACCTGGCACTCATCCCCTTCCTGGCCCGCGACGGCCGTGCCACAGCCGCGGAAATTGCCCGGGCCCTGGGCCGCCACCCGGCCACTGTCCAGCGCCAACTCACCCGCGTGCTCGGCAGCCGCATGCTCTCCTTCCGCTGCGAGATCGCACAGAAATTCTCCGGCTACCCCGTGACCGTGCAGTGGTTCGCCAACGTCCCGGCCGGCCAGCACGAAGCCGCGGCCACGGAATTGCGGGCCATCCGGAACGTGCGGTTCCTGGCCTCAACCACGGGGCGGACCAACTTCACCATGATCATGTGGCTGCGCACCCTGGCCGAGGTGATGGAGATGGAACTTGCCATCCAGCAGCGCATCCCGGGGATCGAATTGGAGGAGAGCGTCGTCATGCTGAACACCGCCAAGCGGGTGGGCTGGATGCTCAACCCGGACTCCACGTGCACCGGAACCGTGGTGCCACCCTTCGGCGAGCTGCTCCCGGCGAGCGCTTAG
- a CDS encoding M20 metallopeptidase family protein — MTIAADAQELREDIVRLRHELHREPEIGLHLPRTQEKVLQALDGLPYEITLGKDTTSVTAVLRGGAAHASARKPVVLLRADMDGLPVQETTGVDYTSRVDGAMHACGHDLHTSMLAGAATLLAERRHQIAGDVVLMFQPGEEGFDGASYMINEGVLDAAGRRADTAYGMHVFSSLEPHGQFVTKDGVMLSSSDGLVVTVLGAGGHGSAPHSAKDPVTAAAEMVTALQVMVTRQFNMFDPVVLTVGVLHAGTKRNVIPETARIEATIRTFSEASRQKMMEAVPRLLKGIAAAHGLEVDVDYQEEYPLTINDEDETNTAEKVIAGMFGDSRLTRMATPLSGSEDFSRVLAEVPGTFVGLSAVAPGADPSTSPFNHSPYATFDDGVLTDGAALYAELAVSRIAALAAN, encoded by the coding sequence ATGACCATCGCCGCCGACGCCCAGGAACTCCGCGAAGACATCGTCCGGCTCCGGCACGAACTGCACCGCGAACCGGAGATCGGACTGCATCTCCCCCGCACCCAGGAAAAAGTACTCCAAGCGCTGGACGGACTTCCGTACGAGATCACGCTGGGCAAGGACACGACGTCGGTCACCGCAGTCCTGCGGGGCGGTGCGGCCCACGCTTCGGCCCGGAAGCCGGTGGTGCTCCTGCGCGCCGACATGGATGGATTGCCAGTCCAGGAAACAACCGGCGTGGACTATACCTCCCGGGTGGACGGAGCCATGCACGCCTGCGGCCACGACCTCCACACCTCCATGCTCGCCGGAGCCGCAACCCTCCTGGCCGAACGCCGCCACCAAATCGCTGGAGACGTGGTCCTCATGTTCCAGCCGGGCGAAGAAGGATTCGACGGTGCCAGCTACATGATCAACGAAGGCGTCCTCGACGCTGCCGGGCGCCGGGCGGACACCGCCTACGGAATGCACGTGTTCTCCTCGCTGGAGCCGCACGGGCAGTTCGTCACGAAGGACGGCGTGATGCTCAGTTCCTCCGACGGGCTGGTGGTCACGGTCCTCGGCGCGGGCGGCCACGGGTCGGCCCCGCATTCCGCCAAGGACCCCGTCACTGCCGCGGCGGAAATGGTCACGGCCCTGCAGGTCATGGTCACCCGCCAGTTCAACATGTTCGATCCCGTGGTCCTCACCGTCGGGGTGCTGCACGCAGGGACCAAACGGAACGTCATCCCGGAAACCGCACGCATCGAAGCCACCATCCGGACCTTCTCCGAAGCGTCCAGGCAGAAGATGATGGAAGCAGTTCCCCGGTTGCTCAAAGGCATCGCCGCAGCACACGGATTGGAGGTGGACGTGGACTACCAAGAGGAGTACCCGCTCACCATCAACGACGAGGATGAAACGAATACCGCCGAGAAAGTCATTGCCGGCATGTTCGGAGACTCCCGCCTCACCCGGATGGCCACCCCGCTCAGCGGCTCCGAGGACTTCTCCCGCGTGCTGGCCGAGGTCCCCGGAACCTTCGTGGGACTCAGTGCCGTTGCCCCCGGCGCCGACCCCTCGACGTCGCCCTTCAACCACTCCCCTTACGCAACGTTCGACGACGGCGTCCTCACCGACGGTGCCGCGCTTTACGCCGAACTGGCCGTGTCCCGCATCGCCGCGCTCGCCGCCAACTGA
- a CDS encoding MFS transporter, which translates to MTTTVGTPADIKVHKSHVRTLVGTGIGNAVEWYDWAIYATFSPFIASALFSAADPTSAVLSTLAIFAVGFVARPFGGFVFGWIGDRIGRKTSMTVAVALGAIGSLLIGVAPTFESVGAFASVMLLVARLIQGLAHGGELPSSQTYLSEMAPKEKRGFWATLIYTSGTAGILAGTLLGAILTAVLIKEDMGAWGWRIPFLIGGALGIYALFMRAKMKETEAFEAESPKEKRAPMWPQIVKYRKQALQVIGLTVGLTVVYYIWGVVAPSYAATALKMDRGAALWAGVLANVVFIAALPFWGRLSDRIGRKPVLIMSSAGAALFHFPMTWLLKDSPWQLTVSMSVMLFFIAGSAAIVPAVYAELFPTHIRTVGVGVPYSICVAVFGGTAPYLQTWLGTIGQAYLFNVYAVILLLVGILFAFLIPETKGKDLTA; encoded by the coding sequence ATGACAACCACTGTTGGAACCCCTGCCGACATCAAGGTCCACAAGTCGCACGTCCGCACCCTTGTGGGTACCGGCATCGGCAACGCCGTTGAATGGTACGACTGGGCTATTTACGCCACGTTCTCGCCCTTCATCGCGAGCGCGTTGTTCAGCGCGGCCGACCCCACCTCTGCCGTGCTGTCCACGCTGGCGATCTTCGCCGTCGGATTCGTAGCCCGGCCGTTCGGCGGGTTCGTGTTCGGCTGGATAGGCGACCGGATTGGACGCAAAACGTCAATGACTGTTGCCGTGGCCCTCGGCGCCATCGGCAGCCTGTTAATCGGCGTGGCCCCCACGTTCGAGTCCGTCGGCGCCTTCGCATCCGTGATGCTTCTGGTGGCCCGCCTCATCCAGGGCCTGGCACACGGTGGCGAGCTGCCGTCGTCGCAAACGTACCTTTCGGAGATGGCACCCAAGGAAAAGCGTGGCTTCTGGGCCACCCTCATTTACACCTCCGGCACGGCCGGAATCCTTGCAGGCACGCTGCTTGGCGCCATCCTGACCGCTGTGCTCATCAAGGAAGACATGGGCGCGTGGGGTTGGCGCATTCCGTTCCTGATCGGTGGCGCCCTGGGCATTTATGCCTTGTTCATGCGGGCCAAGATGAAGGAAACCGAGGCTTTCGAGGCTGAGTCTCCCAAGGAAAAGCGCGCGCCGATGTGGCCGCAAATCGTGAAGTACCGCAAGCAGGCCCTCCAAGTCATTGGGCTGACTGTGGGCCTCACGGTGGTGTACTATATCTGGGGTGTTGTGGCACCGAGCTACGCAGCGACGGCCCTGAAAATGGACCGCGGCGCTGCGTTGTGGGCCGGCGTGCTCGCCAATGTGGTGTTCATTGCAGCCTTGCCGTTCTGGGGTCGCCTGTCTGACCGGATCGGCCGGAAGCCCGTCCTGATCATGTCCTCCGCCGGTGCCGCGCTGTTCCACTTCCCCATGACCTGGCTGCTGAAGGATTCGCCATGGCAGCTGACCGTGTCCATGTCCGTGATGCTGTTCTTCATCGCCGGCAGCGCCGCGATCGTCCCCGCCGTCTACGCGGAGCTCTTCCCGACCCACATCCGGACCGTCGGCGTGGGCGTTCCCTACTCGATCTGCGTAGCCGTGTTCGGTGGCACGGCCCCTTACCTGCAGACGTGGCTGGGCACGATCGGCCAGGCGTACCTGTTCAACGTTTACGCGGTGATCCTGCTGCTGGTGGGTATCCTGTTCGCCTTCCTGATCCCCGAAACCAAGGGCAAGGACCTGACCGCCTGA
- a CDS encoding MFS transporter: protein MPEIAVDAEIDEDPAPAPTQLKGKRALAYLAVCLILIGLNLRTVFSSFSAVLPEVTSDAGLPGWSVVVLTTVPVTLLGVFAPTAPVLARRFGAERVLLGAMAVLTAGLLLRPAELPGAGHLPALLVGTAACGAAIALCNVLLPGVVKRDFPHRLGLMGGLYTTAICASAALGAGFTYPVFTATGHWTSALWFWAVPAAVVLLLFLPPAIRQHPVRHQHLKGGVNVWRSAVAWQVTAFMVLQAMMSFSVFAWLAPILRDRGVDGGTAGLIVSVSIVLQMLGSLFAPALAARLKDQRVINMVVALMTGGGFALSIFGPTELIWVWTGLLGLGQGSLTAVALTMIMLRTRDAHTAAHLSGMMQGVGYGVGSTGTLMVGQLHQATGGFAAAGVLFLVVGLLAAFFGFRAGRNRFV, encoded by the coding sequence TTGCCCGAGATCGCCGTCGACGCTGAGATCGACGAAGACCCGGCCCCGGCTCCCACCCAGCTCAAAGGCAAGCGGGCGCTGGCTTATCTTGCGGTCTGCCTGATCCTCATCGGCCTCAACTTGAGGACCGTCTTCTCCAGCTTCTCCGCGGTGCTGCCGGAAGTAACGTCCGACGCCGGTCTGCCGGGTTGGTCTGTTGTGGTGCTGACTACTGTGCCGGTGACGTTGCTGGGTGTCTTCGCACCTACGGCACCCGTCCTGGCGAGAAGGTTTGGAGCAGAGAGGGTGTTGCTGGGTGCGATGGCCGTCCTCACCGCAGGGCTCCTGCTGAGGCCGGCCGAGCTCCCCGGCGCAGGCCACCTGCCCGCCTTGCTGGTGGGAACAGCGGCGTGCGGTGCAGCCATCGCGCTGTGCAACGTGCTGCTTCCCGGCGTGGTGAAGAGGGATTTCCCGCACCGTCTCGGCTTGATGGGCGGCCTGTACACCACGGCGATCTGTGCCTCCGCAGCACTCGGCGCGGGATTCACGTATCCGGTCTTTACGGCAACCGGCCACTGGACATCGGCGCTGTGGTTCTGGGCGGTGCCGGCCGCCGTCGTACTTTTGCTCTTCCTGCCGCCGGCCATCAGGCAGCACCCCGTACGGCACCAGCACCTCAAGGGCGGGGTGAATGTGTGGAGATCCGCGGTGGCGTGGCAGGTGACGGCGTTCATGGTGCTGCAGGCGATGATGTCGTTCAGCGTGTTCGCGTGGCTGGCGCCGATCCTGCGTGACCGCGGTGTGGACGGTGGCACGGCGGGCCTGATCGTCTCGGTGTCGATTGTGCTGCAGATGCTGGGGTCGTTGTTCGCCCCGGCGCTCGCTGCCCGGCTCAAGGACCAACGGGTCATCAACATGGTGGTGGCGCTCATGACGGGCGGCGGCTTCGCCCTGAGCATCTTTGGGCCCACTGAGTTGATCTGGGTGTGGACGGGGTTGCTCGGGCTCGGCCAAGGGTCACTGACTGCCGTGGCACTGACCATGATCATGCTCCGTACCCGGGACGCCCACACAGCCGCGCACCTTTCCGGAATGATGCAGGGGGTGGGCTACGGGGTGGGTTCCACGGGGACGCTGATGGTTGGCCAGCTCCACCAAGCAACGGGTGGCTTCGCCGCGGCGGGGGTCCTGTTCCTGGTGGTCGGCTTGCTGGCGGCGTTCTTCGGATTCAGGGCGGGCCGGAACCGCTTCGTCTAA
- the trmB gene encoding tRNA (guanosine(46)-N7)-methyltransferase TrmB: MSETPDTPRPITPGSQASFGTYGGRPVSFVRRGTRLQGRRQAAWEEHAERWAVQVPRHVANTSVHPDYVFDAEAVFGRKAPLIVEIGSGLGDAVVHAAEQNPDKDFLAVEVYTPGLANTIIKINSRGLTNVRVVEANAPEVLESMLPAGSVSELWVFFPDPWHKARHHKRRLIQPAFASVAAKALKKGGYWRIATDWSNYAIHVREVLAGSTEFENMHEGERSGEESPLTQVWQSGVESVVGGAPVKEGRAPVSTEHTGPNQGVDEVGGWAPRFDGRIRTSFENKAHEAGRMIFDLTYRKI; the protein is encoded by the coding sequence ATGAGTGAGACCCCAGATACCCCACGCCCCATCACCCCCGGCAGCCAAGCTTCCTTTGGCACATACGGCGGCCGTCCGGTCAGCTTTGTGCGTCGAGGTACCCGCCTCCAGGGCCGCCGCCAGGCAGCCTGGGAAGAACATGCCGAACGCTGGGCTGTGCAGGTCCCCCGTCATGTGGCCAACACGTCCGTGCACCCGGACTACGTTTTTGACGCCGAGGCCGTGTTTGGACGCAAGGCTCCCCTGATCGTGGAGATCGGCTCCGGCTTAGGCGATGCAGTGGTCCATGCTGCCGAGCAGAACCCGGACAAGGACTTCCTTGCCGTTGAGGTCTACACCCCCGGCCTGGCCAACACCATCATCAAGATCAACAGCCGCGGGCTGACCAACGTGCGCGTGGTGGAAGCCAACGCACCCGAGGTCCTGGAGTCCATGCTGCCCGCGGGCTCAGTCAGCGAACTCTGGGTATTCTTCCCGGATCCCTGGCACAAGGCCCGGCACCACAAGCGCCGGCTCATCCAGCCGGCTTTCGCATCCGTCGCGGCCAAGGCCCTCAAGAAGGGTGGCTACTGGCGGATTGCCACCGACTGGTCCAACTACGCCATCCACGTTCGGGAAGTCCTTGCAGGTTCCACGGAGTTCGAGAACATGCACGAAGGCGAGCGCAGCGGCGAGGAGAGCCCGTTGACGCAAGTCTGGCAATCCGGCGTCGAATCCGTTGTTGGCGGCGCCCCCGTCAAGGAGGGCCGCGCACCCGTCAGCACCGAGCACACCGGCCCCAACCAGGGCGTGGACGAGGTCGGCGGCTGGGCTCCCCGGTTCGACGGCCGGATCCGCACCAGCTTCGAGAACAAAGCCCACGAGGCCGGGCGCATGATCTTCGACCTCACCTACCGCAAGATCTAG
- a CDS encoding SRPBCC family protein gives MPQVRAERFIRLDPETTFALSQSTGAFRLTWDPFISAQSFVDGATKPGKGVRTRTVSRMKLTMVTEYVSYNPPRNVGMTMVAGPWFFGTFGGGWRFTPEPGGTRAVWKYTFSCRPGWLAPIAEKIGTWVLGREIERRIEAFARACEDPALVAELQAASRHGD, from the coding sequence ATGCCGCAGGTACGCGCAGAACGGTTCATCCGCCTGGATCCGGAGACCACTTTCGCCCTCTCCCAGAGCACAGGCGCATTCAGGCTTACATGGGACCCGTTCATCTCGGCACAATCGTTCGTTGACGGCGCCACGAAACCAGGCAAAGGGGTCCGCACCCGCACCGTCTCCCGGATGAAGCTGACCATGGTGACCGAGTACGTTTCCTACAATCCCCCACGAAACGTAGGAATGACCATGGTGGCCGGCCCCTGGTTCTTCGGCACCTTCGGAGGCGGGTGGCGGTTCACTCCGGAGCCCGGGGGCACCCGCGCGGTGTGGAAATACACGTTCTCCTGCAGGCCCGGCTGGCTGGCGCCTATCGCCGAAAAAATCGGGACATGGGTGTTGGGCCGCGAAATTGAGCGTCGGATCGAGGCCTTCGCGAGGGCATGCGAGGACCCCGCCCTCGTGGCCGAACTGCAAGCAGCATCACGGCACGGAGATTGA
- a CDS encoding anti-sigma factor family protein, which produces MNADSVHQLLGAYLLGGLEPDEARAFEDHLAACADCRGELEELESLPALLDAVPAADAVALTVAGGSQPLAPLETVPPSLLVDLSTRRRKSRRRWAAVVGAVAAACLALGFLAGPLLNQPPKPDATYSVQSGDGLQLTVGMVKKTWGTELAVEGRSMPLEGTLYLWVKGRDGAEERTCGWTATPSGRIKITGATPVQLTGIAGVELRDDSDRTVASISVP; this is translated from the coding sequence ATGAACGCCGATTCCGTCCACCAGTTGCTGGGCGCCTACCTGCTGGGTGGCCTTGAGCCGGATGAGGCACGCGCGTTCGAGGACCACCTCGCCGCTTGCGCGGACTGCCGCGGCGAGCTGGAGGAGCTCGAAAGCCTTCCCGCGTTGCTCGACGCCGTCCCCGCCGCTGATGCAGTCGCCCTCACCGTTGCGGGCGGAAGCCAGCCGTTGGCGCCGTTGGAGACTGTCCCGCCGTCGCTCCTGGTTGATCTCTCCACCCGCAGGCGGAAATCACGACGGCGGTGGGCAGCCGTTGTTGGGGCTGTCGCCGCCGCGTGCCTGGCCTTGGGATTCCTGGCGGGTCCTTTGCTGAACCAGCCACCGAAACCCGACGCCACGTATTCCGTTCAGTCGGGCGATGGCCTGCAGCTGACGGTTGGCATGGTCAAGAAGACCTGGGGCACGGAGTTGGCTGTTGAGGGGCGGAGCATGCCGCTGGAAGGGACGCTCTATCTGTGGGTCAAGGGGCGCGACGGCGCTGAGGAACGCACGTGCGGGTGGACGGCGACGCCCAGCGGACGCATCAAGATCACCGGCGCCACTCCTGTTCAGCTGACCGGCATCGCGGGTGTTGAGCTCAGGGACGATTCGGACAGGACGGTGGCGTCAATCTCCGTGCCGTGA
- a CDS encoding sigma-70 family RNA polymerase sigma factor, with amino-acid sequence MPLDEDVVAAIYRDHGTALKRFVLSCTPDAHLADDVVQETILKVWQHAPHITGSLRSYLFRTARNVIIDNYRKAQRRPAEAEEHELPDHVATERVDELLNRVLMEEALLRLSHEHREVLVALHYQRYTVTEAALHLNIPVGTVKSRAFYAVKALRTILDEMGVEK; translated from the coding sequence ATGCCGTTGGACGAGGACGTGGTGGCAGCGATCTACCGCGACCACGGCACGGCCCTGAAGCGTTTTGTGCTCAGTTGCACCCCGGATGCGCACCTGGCTGACGACGTTGTGCAGGAAACCATCCTGAAAGTGTGGCAGCACGCCCCGCACATCACGGGAAGCCTGCGAAGCTACCTTTTCAGGACCGCGCGGAACGTGATCATCGACAACTACCGGAAGGCCCAGCGCAGGCCCGCGGAGGCAGAGGAGCACGAACTTCCGGACCACGTCGCCACCGAGCGCGTGGACGAGCTCTTGAACCGTGTGCTCATGGAGGAAGCGCTTTTGCGGCTCAGCCACGAACACCGTGAAGTTTTGGTGGCCCTGCACTACCAGCGGTACACGGTCACCGAGGCGGCGCTGCACCTGAACATCCCCGTGGGCACTGTTAAGTCCCGGGCTTTTTATGCAGTGAAAGCCCTCCGAACGATTCTTGACGAAATGGGGGTGGAAAAATGA
- a CDS encoding type IV toxin-antitoxin system AbiEi family antitoxin domain-containing protein codes for MQPTSSVTTQSTLRAAPQRGYMWRTDELLRLGYNSRSIKYLLDSGELRRMRYGCYMSAGKWDSMGPRSQALARIMAHAHGTLTTSTGGLVYSHLSAARLHGLFLWGVDQKVHVLHPVRPSSGRWGKDVRGHTEALAETEIVTVRGLRVTSLERTMFDCARMLSYPKALVIMDHGLRLGADRNVLASMGAASAGKRGIRIFRKALENADPRSESAGETLSRELMQRLRIKPPEPQFRVKTRVGNHRLDFAWEEEKLALEFDGKTKYFDYKPTDEVIFEERRREKALMEDGWRFIRIEWKDLFQERTFKERILRALRSRR; via the coding sequence ATGCAACCAACATCAAGTGTGACCACTCAGTCGACCCTCCGCGCCGCACCTCAACGAGGCTATATGTGGCGCACGGACGAGCTGCTTCGCCTGGGCTACAACAGCCGAAGCATCAAGTACCTCTTGGATTCAGGCGAGCTGCGTCGAATGCGGTACGGATGCTACATGAGCGCCGGCAAGTGGGACTCCATGGGACCACGAAGTCAGGCCCTTGCGCGGATCATGGCCCATGCTCACGGAACCCTGACGACTTCGACGGGCGGTTTGGTCTACAGCCATCTATCGGCGGCACGACTCCATGGCCTGTTCTTGTGGGGTGTGGACCAAAAAGTCCACGTCCTGCACCCGGTTCGACCGTCCTCGGGTCGATGGGGCAAGGACGTCCGGGGTCATACTGAAGCGCTGGCCGAGACTGAGATCGTGACGGTGAGAGGCCTGCGGGTCACGTCGCTTGAGCGCACAATGTTCGACTGTGCCAGGATGCTCAGCTATCCGAAGGCGTTGGTCATCATGGACCATGGTCTGCGGCTTGGGGCAGATCGGAATGTGCTCGCCTCAATGGGCGCAGCGTCCGCGGGAAAGCGCGGGATCCGTATTTTTCGCAAGGCCCTTGAGAATGCCGATCCCCGGTCCGAATCCGCAGGCGAGACGCTGAGCCGGGAGTTGATGCAGCGGTTACGCATCAAACCACCGGAACCCCAATTCCGCGTGAAGACCCGGGTAGGAAACCACCGCTTGGACTTCGCGTGGGAGGAAGAAAAACTGGCCTTGGAATTCGACGGGAAAACCAAGTACTTCGACTACAAACCAACCGACGAGGTCATCTTTGAAGAAAGGCGACGCGAAAAGGCGCTCATGGAGGACGGCTGGAGGTTCATCCGGATCGAGTGGAAGGACCTGTTCCAAGAGCGGACCTTCAAAGAACGAATCCTTCGAGCGCTCAGGTCGCGCAGGTAA